The genome window GGCCAGCGTGTATTCGAGCAGCAGCTTGTCATTGAGATAGGCTTGCAGGCTGGTGCCGTGAACCGCGACCTTTAGCGCCGCCCATTGATTCCAGTCGAGGTGGACGTTTTCCGTGCCGCGCTTGACGAAGCTGCGCTTGCCTTTGTTGAACGTCCATAGCACGACATTGTCTTCCTTGCCGTTGAAGCGCACGGTCAGATAATCGCCGTTCGGCTTGAGATTGAAGAGAATGCCGGCGCAGGAATCGAGCTTGCCGGAAATCAACTTGAAGCGCAGGCTGATCTCGCCGTTCTGGAAGTCGGCAACGTCCTTCGCCACCGCATAGGGGAAGTAGGCGAACGCCTTGACGTTATCGATGAACTCTTCGTGGCGCGCGCCGTAGATGGCGCGCGCGTTCTGCGCCAGGCCGTTCGCCGGCTGTCCGCGCAGCCACTGGCGGCCATCCACGGCGAGACACTTCTTGCCGCCGTCGTCAACAATCGCCCAGTTGCCGACGACCGCCAGGAACCTCGATGACGCGCCGCCGACCTTCTCTTTCGAGAGGTCAACGCGCACACTCTTGGCGGCCGCCGCTTTTTTGGCGCGCTGCGCGTCGGCAGAAACCGCGAAGATCAAACCGATCAGGGTAAGGTACGACAGAAAGCGCTTGTTCATTCTCATCTCCTTGATCTACGAATCAGCCGCCACGCGACGAGGATCGCGAGCGGCCAGAGCAGGTAAAAAATCCATGTCGCGCCCGCCGGGCGCGCGGCCAGCGGGTAGCCGGGAAATTCATTTTCTTCAGCGTGCTCGGGGGCGGTCAGGCCGGCCAGCTTGTAGAGTTCTTCCAGCACGATGGCTTCGACCGTCGAGCGATTCATCTCGCGGCGCTCGCCCAGCTCGTACCAGATTTCGCCATAGTGATCTTCATCACCTTCGAATAAGCCGGTCTGAGAGCCGGCGGCGTACGTGACTTCGACGCGCGGCAGCAAGCGCCGCAGCTTGCTGAGGATGCTGCGTTCGAGGTCCATCAGGCGCGGGTCTTCGGGCGCGAGATAGACCGTCACTTTAAGCGGTTCGTTGATTTGCTTGAGCGTCGCCTCGTCGGCGGGCGCGAACGAGTTGCGGCGGTTCTCGCTGACATCCCAGCTTGTCCGCAAGCGTCCCGCGCCGACGACGACAAGCGCCAATCCGATAAAGATGGCCGCGGTCGCCACCAGACGATAGCGCCAGCCGCGGCCCGTGTGCAGCCAGGTGATGGCTAATGCGATGCCGGCCACGCTGAACGCCGCCATGACGATCACTGTGCTCAACCTGAGCAAGCCTTGCTCGAAGACGCGCAGCGCCGATGTCGGCGTGTAGGCCGCCAGCTCTTGCCACCATCCGCCATGAACGGTGGCGATAAAATTCAGCGCCCAGGTGCCGACTGTAAATCCCAGCGTAATGATCGCGGCGCTGGCGGCGCTTTCGGCAATCGCCGCGGCGGCGACGGCGACGCCTGTGCTAAGCGTCATGTGCAACAGGTGACCGAGCAGCAGGTTTACCGTCTCAGGCCCGCACAGATGACCGCCGTAATGATTCCACAGCAGCAGGGCGATCAAGCCCGGCAGCCACGCGACCGCCCAGCCGAGCAAGAGCGCCGCGACCTTGGCCGCCATCGTCGCCGTCAAGCCGGTCGGAAATTGTAAGATCAACTTCAAAGCGCCGCTCTGCTTTTCCGCCGCCACCAGGCGAATGACGACGAAGGGGAAAAGCAGCGTCACGGCCAGATCGTAAGCGCCGAAGGTCGGCACCAGGATGCCGTCAAGCGGCGTCAGCCCTTCAGCCAGTGCCGATGCGCCGCCGCCAATGCCGCTCGCTTCGGCGTAGACGTTGACCGCCGTGATGAAGCCGTTGCCGACCAGCGGCCCAACCAATAACAACAGAATCCAGTAAGCGCGCGACTGCATCAGCTCGCGCCACTCTTTCGTGAGCAGCCGCAGCCAGCTTGCGCCCGCGCCGCTTGTGGCTCGCTTCATTTTCGGTGGTGAGTCCGCGGTCAAAACCCGCCCTTCGTTGTTCGTTTATGTGAGCGCGAGAAAAATCTCTTCCAGCCCGCCTTCGGTCAAGTGCGCCTGGGCGCGCAGCTCATCGAGATGGCCTTCGCCGACAACCCGGCCCGCGCTCAACAGCACCAGCCGGTCGCAGACGCGTGCCGCGTCAACCAGTTGGTGAATCGATAGCAGCAATGTGCGCCCGCTTGCCGTTTGCGCTCGCAGCAGCGCCATCACGTCGCGCGTCTGACGGAGATCGAGCCCGTCGAACGGCTCGTCCAGCATCAATAGCGGCTGCGGCGTCAGAAGACTTAGCGCCAGCAGCACGCGCTTGCGCTCGCCTTTCGAGAGCGTGCCGATGCGCGCGTCGAGCAAGCGTTCGAGCTTCAACGGCTCGACAAGCGCAGCGGCTTTGGTCGGCGCGCCGGGGTACAGCTTTTCAAAGAAGCCGAGCGCCCAGCGCACGGTCTGTTCAGCCCACGGCAGAATGCCATCGGGCATATAAAAGAGCGCTTCTTTGCGGCGCGTCGACGCCAGTCCGCGGTCACGATAAACCACCGCCCCCTGGTTAGCGGGCAGCAAGCCGGCGACACATTCGAAGAGCGTCGTCTTGCCCGCGCCGTTCGGGCCGATCAATCCCATCACGTCGCCCTCACGCACCGTGAAGCTGACGCGGTCGAGCGCCTGCTGTCTGCCGAAGCGCTTGGAGATTCCTTGAACCGATAACAGCATGACTCAGAAGATGAACCGCACTTGCAGTTGGAACATCCGCGGCGGATCGACGTTGGCGAAGGCCGGCAGCGCGTTGGTCGCGGTGCCGACGGCCACCAACTGACCGAAGGTCGGGTTCGGCGTCAGCGTGTCGCCGTAGATCGTCTGCCCGCGGCCAAGATAGTTCCCATGATTGAAGAGGTTGAAACCTTCCAACCGGAGCAGAATCGCCGTGCGCTCTGACAGCCTGATGCGATCTTCGACGAAGACGGCCACGTCAGAGGTCGGCGTGCCGTGGAACGCCGACTTGCTGAGGACTTGTCCGTTGACGACGGGGCGGTCGTTATTCGCGCCATCCCCGTTGTTGTCAATGCCGGTGGTGGCACTGAACGGACGCGCCGACGCGTACATCATCAGGGTGCCGGCGGTAAGGTTGAACGGGAACCGATAATTGAACGTAAAGACGGCGCGGTGGCGCTGATCTACGACGCTCGGCCCGCGCTCTTCTTCGCCCAGTCGCGTGATGTTGCCCTGATTCGGCGCGATGCCGTTGCCGTCCGGCTCGAAGGTGTTGGTTGCCTTCGACAGCGTATAGCTGAGCGAGGCAAAAACACGCGGGTGGCCGCGGTAGGTGATCTGCGTTTGCAATCCGTCGTAATCGCCGACGCCGAGATTCATGATCGTGTTGACCTGACGGACGCCGCCCGCGACGGGCAGGATGGGCCGTGTGAGATTTGCCGCCGCCACGGTTCGGACTTGACCGGGGGCCGTGCGATCAAATACCGCGGGCGCATTCAGATCAACCGTGCGGTCGAGCTTCGTCCAGTGTTGATGCACATAATCGGCCCCGGCGACCAGGCCCCTTGTCAGTTCGTGCTCGACGCCGATGGAGACGACCTGGCTGCGCGGGTTGACAAACTCATCCGGGTAATTCGACAGCTTGTTGAAATTCAGCCCGTATTTTGCGAACTGCGCCTCGTAGAAAGCGCGCTTGCCGGCGATGATCGTGATGTCGCGCGCCGGCAGTTGCGAAGCCGGCAGCGTTTTCGGATCAACGTTGATCGGCACGCAAGTCAGGCAGGTCGGGAAGCCGAGCTGCCCGGCAACCGCCGTGTAAGTCGTCAGTCCGTCCAGCCCGTTCACCAGGTAACTGGCAACTTGATTCGACCTGATCTGCGTGTAATACATCGCGTAGCCGCCGCGAATCGATAAACGTGAATAGCCTCCCGGATGCCAGCCGAAGCCGAGGCGCGGCGCGAAGTTCTTCGTCGCGTCGGTCAGCGTCTGTCGGTCGTAGCGCAGTCCTGCGTCAATCGTCAGGTCGGGATGCACGTGAATGCTGTCCTGCACGAACCCTGTCAACAGCCACTGCGGCAGATCGTAGCTGCTGATCCCGAAGTTGATCGGTTGGGTGTAGTTCTGCACATCGGCCAACGTTAATTGATCGAAGGGCTTCGTGGTCGTGTTTTTGAACGTGAAGGTGCCGAGGATCGCCGTGCCCGGCTCGCTGCCCGTGCCGCCCGACGTGTGACGAATCACGCCGCCGCCGAGGCGGAGGTAGTGCTTGCCGAGCGTCCACGACAGCGTGTCCGAGAATTGAAACTGGTAACTGTAGATGTCGGACGAGCGCGACTGCCCAATGGTAAACGGCACCGTGCCGCTGCGCGTGTAGGTGGTCGAGAGGTTCTGCGCTTCCCATAACGTGACCGGGTCGCCATGCAGGTAAGCAAATCGCGCCTCGTTGAGCAGGTGCGTGCTGAAGACCGCCGTGTGATTGAGCTGCGTCGTCCATGAGCGCCGCGCATAACGCCGCGCGACGCTGGGCGCGCTCGTGCCGCCCACCGCATCCTGCGGGTTGTCGTCGTCAAACCGATCAACATTCACGCGGAACATCAAATTCTGGTTCGACGTCAGCCGGTGGTCCAGCCGCCCGTTGAAGAGGAACTGGCGGTAGTGGCCGGTGTAATCGAGATGGCCATCCGCCGGCAACAGGAAGGCCGGCAGCGTCGGCGAGAGGAACGTCGTGCGATCCTGCCGCGTGTAGTCCGACGTGGCGAAGAAAAAAGTCCTGTCCCTGATGATCGGCCCGCCAATCGAGCCGGAGACCTGCTTCAAGGCGTCGGGAATGTCTACGGGGTTGATCGCCCGGAGTGTCGTCGGTGTGACACAGCTCGCGACCGAGGGCGGGCAGAAATTCTTCGTCGAGAAGGTCTCCGCCTGCCAGTCGCCGGGACGAAGCAGGAATACTCCTTCGCCATGCAGGACGTTGGTGCCGGACTTGGTGACGATGTTCAATGCCGGGCCGGCGGTCCAGCCGAATTCGGCGGAGAAGGCGTTCGTCAGTATGGCAAATTCCTGGACAGCGCCTATCGGCACGGTGGCAATCGTTGTCTGCCGGCCCCACCCTTCGTCGTTGTTCGCGCCGTCGAGCGTGAAGGTGGTGGTGCGGCGCGAGCCCGCGCCGGTGATGAAGTAGGTCTGATTGACGAAGAGGTCGCCCGTGCCCTTCCCTTGCCGGAACGCGGAATTCAGCAACGGCAGCGACGTCATCTTGCGCCCCAGGATCGGCGTCTCGTCAATCTGCTGGCTTTTCAGCGGCAGGCCGATCTGCGGGTCGGCGCGCACGCCTTCGGTGGTGCCGAAGACGGTGACTTCGCTCTTGCCGCCGCTGGCAACGAGCTTGATCTTCACGGTTGCGGTTTCACCCGCGCGCAGCGTCAGACCAGAGACGTCCTCGGCGGTAAAACCGCTCATGGCGACGCTGACCCTGTACTCGCCGGTCAGCGAGAGCGCGGCAATCGTCGCAGAGCCTTCCTCCCCGGAGGTCGCCTCGCGCGCCGCGCCGGTGGCGGTGTTCACCACAGAAATCTTCGCGTCCTTGACGGCAGCGCCATTTTGATCAACCACGGTCACAATCATCGTCGCCGTGTTTGGAGACTGCGCGGCGACCGGCGCCGCAATCATGGCAAAAAGCGCGACCGGAAGCAGGAGCAAGCGGCATAGATTCTTCATTTTCATTTGATTACTTTGTCCCATATTCATCCCTTACAGGTTTAATTGAGATTGAGGCAAAACATGGCCTTATCGCTTCAGAGGAAACAGGGAGTTGTAACGGACGCCCTTGATCGAACAGTTCAGCGGACCACTTCAATGTTCAGTACCGGGTGGACTTCGTACCAGTTGTGATCGTGCTCGCTGTCATAGCGGCTGACGCCATAGACGCGCACGCGGCTGCCGACCGTCGGCGGCTGCAAGCGTAGCGGCTCGATGATCTCGCAGACGATGAAGCGATCCTGCGCGTTGAGGTCATCAACTAACCTGAATGTCAGGTCGCCGTCTTTATCGTCAAAGCGCACTTCGCTGACATAACCTTCGGCGACGACGTGCGGCTTGGTGTTGCTTTCGATGCCGCTGATGCTGACCGGCTGGAACTCGCGCCAGTCAGCCGCCGCCAGCGTCTTCAAACCGCCGGACTCTTCATCCGTGGCGGCGCGGCGATGCACGATGACGAGCGCCGCAGACAGCACCAGGACAACGGCCATCGCCATTAGCGCCAGACGCGGGGTTAGCCACCTGCCGCGCCGGCCGGCGACCTTGCCGGGCGCGGGCTCGCGGCGCTCGTCTTCGCGGCCAATCGCGGCTTCGATAGCAGCCCAGGGGTCACCTTGCGGCTTGACCTCTGGCAACTGCGCGGCGAAGCGCTGTCCGCTGCGCAAACGGGCCAC of Blastocatellia bacterium contains these proteins:
- a CDS encoding ABC transporter permease; translation: MKRATSGAGASWLRLLTKEWRELMQSRAYWILLLLVGPLVGNGFITAVNVYAEASGIGGGASALAEGLTPLDGILVPTFGAYDLAVTLLFPFVVIRLVAAEKQSGALKLILQFPTGLTATMAAKVAALLLGWAVAWLPGLIALLLWNHYGGHLCGPETVNLLLGHLLHMTLSTGVAVAAAAIAESAASAAIITLGFTVGTWALNFIATVHGGWWQELAAYTPTSALRVFEQGLLRLSTVIVMAAFSVAGIALAITWLHTGRGWRYRLVATAAIFIGLALVVVGAGRLRTSWDVSENRRNSFAPADEATLKQINEPLKVTVYLAPEDPRLMDLERSILSKLRRLLPRVEVTYAAGSQTGLFEGDEDHYGEIWYELGERREMNRSTVEAIVLEELYKLAGLTAPEHAEENEFPGYPLAARPAGATWIFYLLWPLAILVAWRLIRRSRR
- a CDS encoding ABC transporter ATP-binding protein, producing MLLSVQGISKRFGRQQALDRVSFTVREGDVMGLIGPNGAGKTTLFECVAGLLPANQGAVVYRDRGLASTRRKEALFYMPDGILPWAEQTVRWALGFFEKLYPGAPTKAAALVEPLKLERLLDARIGTLSKGERKRVLLALSLLTPQPLLMLDEPFDGLDLRQTRDVMALLRAQTASGRTLLLSIHQLVDAARVCDRLVLLSAGRVVGEGHLDELRAQAHLTEGGLEEIFLALT
- a CDS encoding carboxypeptidase regulatory-like domain-containing protein, with the translated sequence MKMKNLCRLLLLPVALFAMIAAPVAAQSPNTATMIVTVVDQNGAAVKDAKISVVNTATGAAREATSGEEGSATIAALSLTGEYRVSVAMSGFTAEDVSGLTLRAGETATVKIKLVASGGKSEVTVFGTTEGVRADPQIGLPLKSQQIDETPILGRKMTSLPLLNSAFRQGKGTGDLFVNQTYFITGAGSRRTTTFTLDGANNDEGWGRQTTIATVPIGAVQEFAILTNAFSAEFGWTAGPALNIVTKSGTNVLHGEGVFLLRPGDWQAETFSTKNFCPPSVASCVTPTTLRAINPVDIPDALKQVSGSIGGPIIRDRTFFFATSDYTRQDRTTFLSPTLPAFLLPADGHLDYTGHYRQFLFNGRLDHRLTSNQNLMFRVNVDRFDDDNPQDAVGGTSAPSVARRYARRSWTTQLNHTAVFSTHLLNEARFAYLHGDPVTLWEAQNLSTTYTRSGTVPFTIGQSRSSDIYSYQFQFSDTLSWTLGKHYLRLGGGVIRHTSGGTGSEPGTAILGTFTFKNTTTKPFDQLTLADVQNYTQPINFGISSYDLPQWLLTGFVQDSIHVHPDLTIDAGLRYDRQTLTDATKNFAPRLGFGWHPGGYSRLSIRGGYAMYYTQIRSNQVASYLVNGLDGLTTYTAVAGQLGFPTCLTCVPINVDPKTLPASQLPARDITIIAGKRAFYEAQFAKYGLNFNKLSNYPDEFVNPRSQVVSIGVEHELTRGLVAGADYVHQHWTKLDRTVDLNAPAVFDRTAPGQVRTVAAANLTRPILPVAGGVRQVNTIMNLGVGDYDGLQTQITYRGHPRVFASLSYTLSKATNTFEPDGNGIAPNQGNITRLGEEERGPSVVDQRHRAVFTFNYRFPFNLTAGTLMMYASARPFSATTGIDNNGDGANNDRPVVNGQVLSKSAFHGTPTSDVAVFVEDRIRLSERTAILLRLEGFNLFNHGNYLGRGQTIYGDTLTPNPTFGQLVAVGTATNALPAFANVDPPRMFQLQVRFIF
- a CDS encoding zf-HC2 domain-containing protein, translated to MMKCWRIIRRRELVRYVTNELTADRVQRVEDHLLDCGECRDAVARLRSGQRFAAQLPEVKPQGDPWAAIEAAIGREDERREPAPGKVAGRRGRWLTPRLALMAMAVVLVLSAALVIVHRRAATDEESGGLKTLAAADWREFQPVSISGIESNTKPHVVAEGYVSEVRFDDKDGDLTFRLVDDLNAQDRFIVCEIIEPLRLQPPTVGSRVRVYGVSRYDSEHDHNWYEVHPVLNIEVVR